A region of the Methanobacterium sp. Maddingley MBC34 genome:
AGGTTGTCCTTGTCCTTGTCCTAATTGTGCCACATTATCACCTCAAATTGTTTTATGTAAATGATCAGTAGGTTAGCGATTATATAAATACTTTGCTATTGTATGTTTGGGTTTATTTTAAAACGATTGTACCATTTGACATTTGAAAAGTGCATATGAAAAGACGTTTTAATAATTAAAAATATGGAATCAATGATTAAAATATGGAATAAACAATTAAAATGTATGAAAATAGATAAAAAAGTATATGTTTAGTCCTTATCTATCTTTTTCCACATCACGATACCTTTGTTATCCCTTGAACGGAAGTAACCCTTCCTTTCCAGGTTTCGGAGGGCATGTTCAAAGTTAAGGAGTGAGAGTTCTGTGAAACCCATATCAGTGATCCATTCAAAAAGATTTTCCAGGTTATCCTCTTTATCAGGGAGTAACAAATAAATATTGGACTGGAAAGAAGTCAAATCCTTTTTAGGTTTTTGGGTTAGTAGTTTAAACTGATTTTTTATCTTCTGCAATTCCTTTATTTTCAGATCCTTTTCTTCCAGTTGTTTGACTAACTCCTGAATCTCATCTTCCTTTTTCTGGATGATTTTTTCCTGATCTTTCTGTAACTCTTGAAGTTTGCTGTGCTCGAGAATCAGGGATCTGGAAGATTCTTTCTGGCACTTTTTAAGCTCGATCTTCAACTTGCTGATCTCTAAAAGACAGGCTTTAACCAGCTGCCTCAACTGTTCTCTCTCGGTATCCTTCAAAAAGGCCATATTTATCACTTGGTTAGTGGAATTTTTATTACCTAGATAATCACTAATTCTAATATTATTTATGCACCAATTTCCTTTTAAGCTTTGAGATAGGAACTAAGCATTTTAATACTAATCCTCAAAAAAAATATCCTCACTTACAAAAATAAGCTCCTTTTTTTACACATGAATTACTTTGAAAATTATATTTTTAATAGTCGGAATTTTTTTAAATATTTCAATAAAACATTTGCAAACAAAAAAAACCCCTTCAATTCAAAGGAACACTTGAATTAATATGTTTTTAAAAAGAAGGATTTAGTACCAAAAAATAGGATTAAGAGCAATAAAAAAAACGGAGATCACATTATCTCCGCAATAAGCTCTGCATTTAATATGGATGCTCCCGCAGCACCCCTGACAGTGTTATGGCCCAAAAGAACATATTTTAGGCTTTGGGGGAATGTTGCATCCTGCCGGAGTCTACCCACAGTAACTGCCATTCCTTTTCCCATCATGCGATCCATGCGGGGTTGGGGTCGGTTGTCTTCTTCCCTGACAATAACCGGATTTTCAGGTGCTGAGTAAAGATTCAGTTTCTGGGGGAGTGCCTGGAAAGTCTGGAGGGATTTTTTAATGTCTTCCAGATTGAATTCTTCATCCATTTCCATGAAAACTGCTTCGGTGTGACCGTCCACCACTGGAACTCGGTGGCAGGATGTGCTGACTCCGAATGTTGCTGGTTCCACATTCTCACCATCAAAGTCACCCAGGAGGTGCAGTGTTTCTTCCTCCATTTTTTCCTCTTCCCCACCAATGAAGGGTACCAGGTTGTCGATCATGGCCATGGATGGCACTCCATTGTAGCCTGCTCCAGAAACAGCCTGCATGGTGGATACATATACACGGTTGATGTCGAACTGGTCGTAAATGGGTTTCAGGGTAAGTACCAAGGCAATGGTTGAACAGTTAGGGTTGGTGACAATGAATCCATCCCATCCCCTGTTTTTCTGCTGGATTTCTATTAAGTCCAGGTGTTCTGGGTTCACCTCGGGTATAACCAGGGGCACGTCTGGTTCCATGCGCATGGCACTGGCATTTGAAGCCACTTTCATACCTGCTTCGGCGAATTTGGGCTCAACTATTGCTGCATTTTCTGCAGGTAGTGCTGAGAAGACTATTTCCACATCTTTCACCTGGCGGGGGTCAGTGTCCACTACCACCGTGTCCTGCACTGTCTCCGGGATGGGTGTGTCCATGTGCCAAGTCACTGCATCCTGATATTTTTTTCCTGCAGAACGCTGGGAGGC
Encoded here:
- a CDS encoding aspartate-semialdehyde dehydrogenase (PFAM: Semialdehyde dehydrogenase, dimerisation domain; Semialdehyde dehydrogenase, NAD binding domain~TIGRFAM: aspartate-semialdehyde dehydrogenase (non-peptidoglycan organisms)) codes for the protein MVNVGILGATGMVGQRFIQLLEDHPKFEITALTASQRSAGKKYQDAVTWHMDTPIPETVQDTVVVDTDPRQVKDVEIVFSALPAENAAIVEPKFAEAGMKVASNASAMRMEPDVPLVIPEVNPEHLDLIEIQQKNRGWDGFIVTNPNCSTIALVLTLKPIYDQFDINRVYVSTMQAVSGAGYNGVPSMAMIDNLVPFIGGEEEKMEEETLHLLGDFDGENVEPATFGVSTSCHRVPVVDGHTEAVFMEMDEEFNLEDIKKSLQTFQALPQKLNLYSAPENPVIVREEDNRPQPRMDRMMGKGMAVTVGRLRQDATFPQSLKYVLLGHNTVRGAAGASILNAELIAEIM